A part of Drosophila ananassae strain 14024-0371.13 chromosome 2R, ASM1763931v2, whole genome shotgun sequence genomic DNA contains:
- the LOC26513963 gene encoding glycoprotein-N-acetylgalactosamine 3-beta-galactosyltransferase 1 has product MPRLFNTRRLFLGSMKRVSPCKGISLLLLGTICVLLMLHLKVKMDSRLSGLSIASTAPPPRIFCIITCFKYRHDYAGIHVHRTWAQHCDHFLFVSDNVHNILEPAVFPGLYDKWHLLRAHLEYVHNYHFHQGDWFLYAKDDNFVMVENLREMVKPYSHNELIYFGCKMKDSNSLPYMYEKSGILFSAASLKRFVLEALPNESICTSQERGDKATEELGRCLGNVNVIDGDSRDEQLGHRFLPFDSKIHLGSKLNESMSDHKDFLDNSYYPVKDNQIPMSIKLVSLPLDEIRFIYDLYYLAYIVRIFGAPIRSSIVEPQTSKLLYDVELLLES; this is encoded by the exons ATGCCACGGCTATTCAACACGCGACGCCTCTTCCTGGGTAGCATGAAAAGGGTCAGTCCCTGCAAGGGGATCTCTCTGCTGCTCCTCGGCACCATTTGTGTCCTGCTGATGCTGCACCTAAAGGTTAAGATGGACTCCCGGCTCTCGGGTCTGTCGATAGCAAGCACTGCCCCACCGCCTCGaattttttgcataattacCTGCTTTAAGTACCGCCATGACTACGCAGGGATTCACGTCCATCGAACCTGGGCCCAGCACTGTGATCACTTTCTATTTGTCAGCGACAATGTCCACAACATTCTGGAGCCGGCGGTGTTCCCGGGTTTGTACGACAAGTGGCATCTATTACGGGCTCATCTGGAGTACGTCCACAACTATCATTTCCATCAGGGAGATTGGTTTCTTTACGCCAAAGATGACAA TTTTGTAATGGTGGAGAACCTCCGGGAAATGGTAAAACCCTACAGCCACAATGAACTCATTTATTTTGGCTGCAAAATGAAGGACTCCAATAGTTTG CCCTATATGTACGAAAAGAGTGGAATATTGTTTAGTGCTGCGTCCCTCAAACGTTTTGTCCTGGAAGCCCTGCCCAACGAAAGTATTTGCACTTCTCAGGAAAGAGGCGATAAAGCCACCGAGGAACTGGGCCGATGTCTCGGGAATGTCAATGTTATAGATGGCGATAGTCGCGATGAGCAGCTAGGACACCGATTTTTACCATTCGACTCGAAAATACATCTGGGGAGCAAATTAAACGAATCCATGAGCGATCACAAAGATTTTTTAGATAACTCATATTATCCAGTAAAGGAT AATCAAATACCTATGTCCATAAAATTAGTTTCCCTTCCCTTGGATGAAATACGCTTTATATACGACTTGTATTATTTAGCATATATTGTTCGAATTTTCGGAGCTCCCATTCGAAGCTCCATAGTGGAGCCACAAACATCTAAACTTTTGTATGATGTCGAGTTGTTGTTGGAATCTTAA
- the LOC6506726 gene encoding polypeptide N-acetylgalactosaminyltransferase 8 has product MCIEILRHKKKVLLLLLLTVAGSIIFYLYTLRLERDNASATSTSTTSRLEREISDLQALFESKVVPQLGDLGRPARRNWTAGERQAMAQSMRGVGFNSWLSQRISSERSLYDMRHRSCKKLEYSLEKLPSVSVVITYHDEEASVLLRTLSSLRNRTPILLLREIILVDDGSTNVDPKLSDFLQIKFLNMVKHHRLDTQVGLMKARVTGAQLALADVLVFLDSHVEVTQGWLEPLIAPILQNNRTCTTPIIDTIDYDNFAYRRGKPSRGFFNWEFNYIQLPLLKEEAVALPAPHKNPIMNGGLFAIGRQWFFDLGGYDKGLKIWGAEQFELSLKIWLCGGSILEVPCSRVGHLYRDPNFHIHYTHQNKESEKKVISRNYRRVAEVWLDDYKDKLFEKMPHLTVIQVGSLTEEKALKKRLHCKPFKWFLDQLGKDFLNLYPVVEPVDFAFGVLQSLASPKLCLDRSEGKPGQPKLSECPDDHTFPESELKWTLTNHRELRSGPVCLEKRNQQGDIYVFQCHGQMGNQFWSLNTTSQQVVHGQMGSSRRCLEIQPDAKGVTTRKCDSNNAKQRWKFGYKNNHRLQHFWDNVKTS; this is encoded by the exons ATGTGCATCGAGATTTTGCGGCACAAGAAGaaggtgttgctgctgctactgctgacGGTTGCCGGCAGCATTATCTTCTACTTGTACACTTTGAGGCTGGAGCGGGATAATGCCTCGGCGACGTCAACGTCCACGACATCGCGACTAGAGCGGGAGATAAGCGACCTGCAGGCGTTGTTCGAGTCCAAAGTGGTGCCCCAGCTGGGAGATTTGGGGCGACCGGCGAGGAGGAACTGGACGGCGGGGGAGCGCCAGGCCATGGCCCAGAGCATGCGGGGAGTGGGCTTCAACAGCTGGCTCTCGCAGCGCATCTCTTCGGAGCGCTCGCTCTACGACATGCGGCATCGCAG TTGCAAAAAGCTTGAGTACTCCCTGGAAAAGCTTCCATCGGTGAGCGTGGTGATAACTTATCACGACGAGGAGGCGAGCGTTCTGCTCCGGACCCTGAGCAGCCTCCGGAATCGGACGCCTATACTCCTCCTCCGGGAGATCATCCTGGTGGACGATGGCAGCACCAATGTGGACCCGAAGCTGAGTGACTTCCTGCAGATCAAGTTCCTCAACATGGTCAAGCACCACCGACTTGACACCCAGGTGGGTCTGATGAAGGCTCGAGTTACCGGAGCCCAACTCGCCTTGGCGGATGTCCTTGTTTTTCTGGACTCGCACGTCGAGGTGACCCAGGGCTGGCTGGAGCCACTCATTGCCCCCATTTTGCAAAATAATAGGACCTGTACTACACCGATCATAGACACGATCGACTATGATAACTTCGCCTACCGGAGGGGCAAGCCATCCAGGGGCTTCTTCAACTGGGAGTTCAACTACATACAACTTCCGTTGCTCAAGGAGGAGGCAGTGGCCTTGCCAGCACCCCACAAGAATCCCATCATGAATGGAGGTCTCTTCGCCATTGGAAGGCAGTGGTTTTTCGATCTCGGTGGCTACGACAAGGGTCTGAAAATCTGGGGAGCCGAGCAGTTCGAACTGAGCCTGAAGATCTGGTTGTGCGGAGGAAGTATTCTGGAAGTGCCCTGCTCTCGTGTGGGTCACCTCTACAGGGATCCAAACTTCCACATCCACTATACGCACCAGAATAAGGAGTCTGAGAAGAAGGTTATTTCGAGA AACTACCGTCGGGTTGCTGAGGTGTGGTTGGATGATTACAAGGACAAGTTATTCGAGAAAATGCCCCACCTAACCGTCATCCAGGTGGGCAGCTTGACTGAAGAGAAGGCTTTGAAAAAGCGACTGCACTGCAAACCCTTCAAGTGGTTTCTCGACCAACTTGGCAAGGATTTCCTTAATCTTTATCCTGTGGTGGAACCAGTAGATTTTGCCTTTGGGGTTTTGCAGAGTCTGGcttcccccaaactctgtctCGATCGATCGGAAGGTAAGCCCGGACAACCCAAGCTAAGTGAATGCCCTGATGACCATACCTTCCCCGAATCGGAACTGAAATGGACCCTTACCAATCACCGGGAGCTGCGTTCGGGACCCGTGTGCCTGGAGAAGCGCAATCAACAGGGAGATATTTATGTGTTTCAGTGCCACGGCCAGATGGGCAACCAGTTTTGGTCCTTGAACACAACTAGCCAACAGGTGGTCCATGGCCAGATGGGGAGCTCAAGGCGCTGCCTCGAGATCCAGCCGGACGCCAAAGGAGTGACCACACGAAAATGCGATTCAAATAATGCCAAGCAACGCTGGAAATTCGGCTACAAGAACAATCATAGACTTCAGCATTTTTGGGATAATGTTAAGACAAGCTAA
- the LOC6493248 gene encoding glycoprotein-N-acetylgalactosamine 3-beta-galactosyltransferase 1, producing MTSPKRVYLWVFLALILFLVITLNFNIRAIQEENTKRSEQKSIYDEIRILCMIPYNYKNPNSAKYVKRTWGKHCNVLLFVSGDVDGELEPYVPVANSTDTWTLVHKGLIHAFQMFGDKADWFLRAEDYNFVVLENLRYMIDHKKYLPSQPIYFGYELENIYTHEPFIFFKSGYVLSHEALKRYTDLSKDLQNEHCVHMEGFTEDVELQRCLSYMNVTTVDCRDELGHETFSPIPMDYHFIEGYSFIPWLKNLSFKKVEEETVPLSSRAISFRVQYPPEMYDYYYFVYKMRIFGQFLPNSVEFQPQ from the exons ATGACTTCCCCTAAACGTGTCTATTTGTGGGTGTTCCTTgctttaatattatttttggtaattacacttaattttaatattcgaGCAATTCAAGAAGAAAATACTAAGAGAAGTGAACAAAAATCTATTTATGATGAGATCAGAATACTGTGCATGATACCCTATAATTACAAAAACCCCAATTCGGCAAAGTATGTGAAACGGACTTGGGGAAAGCATTGTAATGTTTTGCTTTTTGTGAGCGGCGATGTGGACGGTGAACTGGAACCCTACGTGCCCGTGGCGAATTCTACGGATACGTGGACCCTGGTCCATAAGGGCCTAATACACGCTTTCCAGATGTTTGGGGACAAGGCCGATTGGTTCCTCCGGGCGGAGGACTACAA TTTCGTAGTTCTGGAGAATCTCAGATATATGATTGatcacaaaaaatatttacccTCCCAACCGATTTACTTTGGCTACGAACTGGAGAATATCTACACTCATGAG ccttttatatttttcaaaagcgGGTATGTTTTAAGTCATGAAGCCTTGAAGAGGTATACTGACTTGTCTAAGGACCTCCAAAATGAACACTGCGTGCACATGGAAGGATTTACGGAGGATGTGGAGCTACAAAGGTGTCTGAGCTATATGAATGTCACCACCGTGGACTGTCGGGATGAACTGGGACACGAGACCTTTTCGCCAATTCCCATGGACTACCATTTTATAGAAGGCTATAGTTTTATACCATGGCTGAAGAATTTAAGTTTCAAGAAAGTCGAAGAG GAAACAGTTCCCCTCTCCAGTCGAGCCATATCATTTAGAGTTCAATATCCGCCTGAAATGTATGATTactattattttgtttacaaaatgAGAATCTTTGGGCAGTTCTTGCCAAACTCTGTAGAATTTCAGCCCCAATAA